Proteins from one Pontibacter korlensis genomic window:
- the der gene encoding ribosome biogenesis GTPase Der, with protein MSSNIIAIVGRPNVGKSTLFNRLIGQRKAIMDNVSGVTRDRSYGHGEWTGKYFTVIDTGGYVHGSDDIFETEINRQVELAMREADVILFMVDVDAGLTSLDEEFANVLRRSDKPVYVVANKADTNARAHQMGEFYALGVGEEIYPISSQSGSGTGELLDEVVKHFKDEGVEDPDAGIPKIAVLGRPNVGKSSFVNLLLGEERNIVTDIAGTTRDAIHARYNAFGKEFIIVDTAGLRRKSKVNEDIEFYSVLRSVRALEEADVCIVILDATRGIEAQDVNIIALAEKNRKGIVILVNKWDLVEKDTHTTKKFEEEIYSKIAPISYVPIIFTSVVTKQRIHKAIEVAMEVYDNKTRKIPTSKLNDLLLPDIERYPPPAIKGKFIKIKYITQLPTYNPTFAFFCNLPQYVKESYTRYLENRMREHFDFTGVPIRLLFKKK; from the coding sequence ATGTCATCAAACATCATTGCCATTGTAGGCCGCCCCAATGTGGGCAAATCAACACTTTTTAATCGCCTGATTGGTCAGCGTAAAGCCATCATGGACAACGTGAGCGGCGTTACCCGCGACCGCAGTTATGGCCACGGCGAGTGGACAGGCAAGTACTTCACTGTGATAGATACTGGCGGATACGTGCATGGATCCGACGATATTTTTGAAACAGAAATCAACCGCCAGGTAGAGCTGGCCATGCGCGAAGCTGACGTTATTCTGTTTATGGTAGACGTGGACGCTGGTCTTACTAGCTTGGATGAGGAGTTTGCTAACGTGCTACGCCGTTCTGATAAGCCAGTATATGTAGTAGCAAACAAAGCTGATACAAATGCCCGTGCACACCAGATGGGTGAATTTTATGCACTGGGTGTAGGCGAGGAAATTTACCCGATCTCATCACAGAGTGGCTCTGGTACCGGAGAACTGCTCGACGAGGTGGTGAAGCATTTCAAAGACGAAGGGGTGGAAGACCCTGATGCTGGTATTCCGAAAATTGCTGTGCTGGGCCGCCCTAACGTAGGCAAATCTTCTTTCGTGAACCTGCTGCTAGGCGAAGAGCGAAATATTGTAACAGATATTGCTGGTACTACCCGCGATGCCATACATGCTCGCTATAATGCCTTTGGTAAAGAGTTTATCATCGTAGATACTGCTGGTCTGCGCCGTAAGAGTAAGGTAAACGAGGATATCGAATTCTACTCCGTCTTACGATCTGTGCGTGCCTTGGAAGAGGCTGATGTTTGTATCGTTATTCTGGATGCTACACGCGGCATTGAGGCGCAGGATGTGAACATTATCGCCCTGGCTGAAAAGAACCGTAAAGGCATTGTAATCCTGGTAAATAAGTGGGACCTGGTTGAAAAGGACACCCATACTACTAAGAAGTTCGAAGAGGAGATCTACAGCAAAATTGCTCCGATCTCTTACGTACCGATCATCTTTACATCTGTGGTAACCAAGCAGCGTATTCACAAGGCGATTGAGGTGGCTATGGAAGTATACGATAACAAAACGCGTAAAATCCCGACCTCAAAGCTGAATGACTTGCTGCTGCCGGATATCGAACGTTACCCGCCACCAGCGATCAAAGGTAAGTTTATCAAGATCAAGTATATTACACAGCTGCCGACGTATAACCCTACGTTTGCGTTTTTCTGTAATCTGCCGCAGTACGTAAAGGAGTCATACACACGTTACCTGGAGAACAGGATGCGCGAGCACTTCGACTTTACAGGAGTACCGATCAGGCTGTTGTTCAAGAAAAAATAA
- the era gene encoding GTPase Era, whose amino-acid sequence MAETPHKAGFVSIVGKPNVGKSTLMNALVGEKLSIITSKAQTTRHRIMGILNADDFQIVYSDTPGIIKPQYALHESMMGFVRTSLEDADVILFVTDIYEKHDEDDVIKRLQHAKVPIVLLINKIDQATEEEVKNKVAYWQEHMNPTEILPISALHKVGLEHLFERLLHYLPQHPPFYPKDELTDKPERFFVSEIIREKIFLNYKKEIPYSTEVVIEEFKEEEDIIRIRAEIIVERRSQKGIVIGNKGEALKKVGTQARIDMEDFFQKKIFLDLYVRVNENWRTDQKLLRRFGYNEQ is encoded by the coding sequence ATGGCTGAAACACCGCACAAAGCCGGTTTTGTAAGTATAGTGGGCAAACCAAATGTGGGAAAGTCCACGCTGATGAATGCATTGGTAGGCGAAAAGCTTTCTATCATTACCTCAAAAGCGCAGACTACGAGGCACCGCATCATGGGCATCCTGAACGCAGATGATTTTCAGATTGTTTACTCCGACACGCCTGGCATCATTAAGCCGCAGTACGCGCTTCACGAGTCAATGATGGGCTTTGTGCGTACCTCACTGGAGGATGCCGATGTTATTCTGTTTGTGACAGATATCTATGAGAAACACGACGAGGATGATGTAATAAAGCGCCTTCAGCATGCTAAAGTGCCTATAGTTTTGCTCATCAATAAAATTGACCAAGCCACAGAAGAAGAGGTAAAGAATAAGGTGGCTTATTGGCAGGAGCACATGAACCCAACCGAAATCCTGCCGATCTCGGCATTGCACAAGGTAGGATTGGAACACCTGTTTGAGCGCTTGCTGCATTACCTGCCGCAACATCCTCCATTTTATCCTAAAGATGAACTGACTGATAAGCCTGAACGTTTCTTTGTGTCGGAGATTATCCGGGAGAAAATTTTCCTCAACTATAAAAAGGAAATCCCCTACAGCACAGAGGTGGTGATAGAGGAGTTTAAAGAGGAGGAGGATATTATCCGCATCCGTGCCGAGATTATAGTAGAGCGCCGCAGCCAGAAGGGTATTGTTATAGGCAATAAAGGCGAGGCGCTGAAGAAAGTAGGCACACAGGCTCGAATAGACATGGAAGACTTCTTCCAGAAAAAGATATTTCTTGATTTATACGTGCGCGTGAACGAGAACTGGCGAACCGACCAGAAACTGCTACGCCGATTCGGCTACAACGAGCAGTAA